In Nostoc sp. CENA543, a single genomic region encodes these proteins:
- a CDS encoding right-handed parallel beta-helix repeat-containing protein: MSLCINPQCTNPQNPDNILFCQACGSELLLEGCYRVVGFLGGGGFGKTYEILDTRTQTTKVIKILINNHPKAIELFQREAEVLTRLNHPGIPQVEPNGYFIYFPRSSPEPLHCLVMEKIEGLDLNVYLKKRDYRPIDQKLALQWFKESVIILQQVHQQGLFHRDIKPSNIMLRADGRLALIDFGTARSITQTYIAKQSAGQVTGVISAGYTPSEQIHGQAVQQSDFFALGRTFIYLLTGKEPTDSLIYNSYSDELSWRNHIQVLPQFADLLDQMMARLPSQRPQNTQIILQKIAEIESYLNSPLQTPPPQTPTPPNRRKFMKFLGFGGLGIALAGLIYAVLPKTKSKLVVSRLGDGDYQTITEAIANAQPNTSIMVRPGFYQESIVINKPIKIIGDGSKADIVIESPDSNCILMEADTATVSGLTIRCTAGKNNKKFYGVDISQGQLTLENCDITSDSLACIAIHHATADAIIRNCEIHDGKASGIFVYDHGQGRIEDCYLYSNTLSGITIQDGGNPTVERCRIRDGGILIDQNGKGSINNCDVFSTTLGAGIEIRKNGNPAIENCVIRDGQGSGVLVDQNGRGIIKECKIFNNRLSGIEIRNDSNIVIRECKVNRNQQYALYVHDRGTATVVNCDLTANVRGAFEIDNTSQVQRSGNQE, translated from the coding sequence ATGAGCCTCTGCATTAATCCCCAGTGTACCAATCCTCAAAATCCTGACAATATCCTATTTTGTCAAGCCTGTGGTTCAGAGTTGCTCCTAGAAGGTTGTTATCGAGTAGTGGGTTTTCTAGGTGGTGGTGGCTTTGGCAAAACCTATGAAATCCTTGATACGCGGACACAAACTACTAAAGTTATTAAGATTTTAATCAATAATCACCCGAAAGCGATCGAGCTATTTCAGAGAGAAGCAGAAGTTCTCACTCGTCTCAATCATCCTGGTATTCCTCAAGTCGAACCTAACGGCTACTTTATTTATTTTCCTAGAAGTAGCCCAGAGCCATTACACTGTCTGGTGATGGAGAAAATCGAAGGTCTTGATTTAAACGTGTACTTAAAAAAGAGAGATTATCGACCCATCGACCAAAAATTAGCATTGCAATGGTTCAAAGAAAGCGTCATTATCCTTCAACAAGTTCATCAACAGGGTTTATTTCATCGCGATATTAAACCATCCAACATCATGTTAAGGGCAGATGGTCGTCTTGCACTCATCGACTTCGGCACAGCCAGATCAATTACCCAAACCTACATCGCCAAGCAATCTGCGGGACAAGTTACAGGTGTCATTTCCGCAGGTTATACCCCATCCGAACAAATTCATGGTCAGGCTGTACAACAGTCAGATTTTTTTGCGCTGGGTCGAACTTTTATTTATTTATTAACTGGAAAAGAACCAACAGATTCCCTAATTTACAACTCTTATAGCGATGAATTAAGCTGGCGAAACCATATACAAGTTCTACCGCAGTTTGCAGATTTACTCGATCAAATGATGGCGCGTTTACCCAGTCAACGCCCCCAAAATACTCAAATAATTTTGCAAAAGATAGCGGAAATTGAGAGTTATTTAAACTCACCACTACAAACTCCACCACCACAAACCCCTACTCCTCCCAATAGAAGAAAATTTATGAAATTCTTGGGCTTTGGTGGACTAGGAATAGCTTTGGCTGGGTTAATATATGCAGTATTGCCCAAAACTAAATCAAAATTAGTAGTTTCTCGCCTGGGGGATGGTGATTATCAAACTATCACAGAAGCGATCGCCAATGCCCAACCCAACACCAGCATCATGGTGCGTCCTGGATTTTATCAAGAAAGTATAGTAATTAATAAACCAATAAAAATTATTGGTGATGGTTCTAAAGCCGATATTGTCATTGAAAGTCCCGACTCAAATTGTATTTTAATGGAAGCTGACACAGCAACAGTTAGTGGTTTGACAATACGTTGCACAGCAGGGAAAAATAACAAAAAATTCTACGGTGTAGATATTTCCCAAGGACAGCTAACTTTAGAAAATTGTGATATCACCTCTGATTCTCTAGCCTGCATCGCCATTCATCATGCCACAGCTGATGCCATTATCCGTAATTGCGAAATTCATGACGGCAAAGCTAGTGGTATATTTGTTTATGATCATGGTCAAGGTAGGATAGAAGACTGTTATTTGTACAGCAACACTTTATCAGGAATCACCATTCAAGACGGTGGTAATCCTACAGTTGAGCGTTGTAGAATTCGTGATGGGGGAATTCTGATTGATCAAAATGGTAAAGGCAGCATCAATAATTGTGACGTTTTTAGCACCACATTAGGCGCAGGTATAGAAATTAGGAAAAATGGTAATCCAGCAATTGAAAACTGCGTAATTCGTGATGGACAAGGAAGCGGTGTTTTAGTAGATCAAAATGGTCGAGGGATAATTAAGGAATGCAAGATTTTTAATAACCGATTATCGGGTATAGAAATCAGAAATGATAGCAACATCGTCATCAGAGAATGCAAAGTTAATAGAAATCAACAATATGCCTTGTATGTTCATGATCGAGGTACAGCTACAGTAGTAAATTGTGATTTAACAGCAAATGTCCGAGGTGCCTTTGAAATAGATAACACATCTCAAGTACAACGCAGTGGCAACCAAGAATAA
- a CDS encoding cysteine desulfurase family protein, translating to MSNHPIYLDCHATTPVDERVLAAMLPYFTEKFGNPASISHIYGWETEAAVKQAREILATAIKASPEEIVFTSGATEANNLAIKGVAEAYFQKGQHIVTVATEHGAVLDPCAYLKTLGFEITILPVKADGLIDLRELEAALRPETILVSVMAANNEIGVLQPLAEIGEICHSRQVIFHTDAAQAIGKIPLDVQAMHIDLMSLTAHKVYGPKGIGALYVRRRNPRVQLAPQQHGGGHERGMRSGTLYTPQIVGFGKAVEIALAEQETESLRLIQLRDNLWSQLSQLEGIHLNGHPTQRLPGNLNISVEGVDGAALSLGLQPVMAVSSGSACSSTKTAPSHVLTALGHDEKLAYAAVRFGIGRFNTSAEIDIVAKHAIATIQSLRKQKTLV from the coding sequence ATGTCTAATCATCCCATCTACCTTGATTGTCACGCCACTACACCTGTAGATGAGCGTGTATTAGCAGCTATGCTGCCATACTTTACAGAAAAATTTGGCAATCCAGCAAGTATTAGTCATATTTACGGTTGGGAAACGGAAGCTGCTGTAAAACAAGCACGGGAAATTTTAGCCACTGCAATTAAAGCATCGCCAGAAGAAATTGTCTTTACTAGCGGTGCAACGGAAGCTAATAATTTAGCCATTAAAGGTGTAGCAGAAGCTTACTTTCAAAAAGGTCAGCATATAGTTACTGTGGCAACTGAACATGGCGCGGTACTCGACCCTTGTGCATATTTAAAAACCCTGGGTTTTGAGATTACTATATTGCCAGTCAAAGCTGATGGATTGATTGATTTAAGAGAACTAGAAGCAGCGTTGCGTCCTGAGACAATTTTAGTTTCGGTGATGGCAGCTAATAATGAAATTGGCGTATTACAACCGTTAGCAGAAATTGGGGAAATCTGCCATAGTCGCCAAGTAATTTTCCATACAGATGCAGCCCAAGCTATTGGGAAAATTCCTCTAGATGTGCAAGCCATGCACATTGATTTAATGTCTTTGACTGCCCATAAAGTCTACGGGCCAAAAGGTATTGGTGCCTTATATGTCCGCAGGCGCAACCCCAGAGTGCAACTCGCACCCCAACAACACGGGGGAGGACATGAACGAGGAATGCGTTCAGGAACTCTATACACACCGCAAATTGTTGGCTTTGGTAAGGCTGTAGAAATTGCTTTAGCCGAACAGGAAACAGAAAGCCTCCGCCTCATCCAGTTAAGAGACAACTTATGGAGTCAACTTTCACAATTAGAGGGAATTCACCTGAATGGACACCCCACCCAACGATTACCAGGTAACTTGAATATTAGCGTTGAGGGAGTTGACGGTGCAGCATTGTCTTTAGGTTTACAGCCAGTTATGGCCGTATCCTCTGGTTCAGCTTGTTCATCGACGAAAACAGCACCCTCTCACGTCCTCACTGCTTTGGGACATGACGAAAAATTGGCTTATGCTGCCGTTCGTTTTGGGATAGGCAGGTTTAACACATCGGCAGAAATTGATATAGTAGCGAAACACGCGATCGCTACTATTCAAAGTTTACGTAAACAAAAGACTTTAGTATAA
- a CDS encoding general stress protein, which yields MVSQQSRHYQRAIGTFRSRQEAEQALHELKNSGFSMDRVSILAKDADRNEQIAGAEVRDRGDTEAREGAGIGATTGTVLGGMGGLLVGLEALLVPGAGPFLAAGTIATTLAGAGIGAAAGGIVGALTGLGIPEEDARNYSDRVSQGEYLVIIEGTSTEIESAGRILSDRGIRNWKIHNINDTRGYSTDTTPTGIQRDTDVYSGTTPDQNAVEIIDKRDRLK from the coding sequence ATGGTATCTCAACAATCTCGACATTATCAACGTGCGATAGGCACATTCAGAAGCAGACAAGAAGCCGAACAAGCATTACACGAACTCAAAAACTCTGGTTTCTCAATGGATCGGGTGTCTATCTTAGCAAAAGATGCCGATCGCAATGAGCAAATTGCTGGTGCAGAAGTGAGAGATCGGGGAGACACAGAAGCTAGAGAAGGTGCGGGTATTGGTGCAACTACTGGTACTGTCTTAGGTGGTATGGGTGGTTTACTTGTGGGTTTAGAAGCTTTATTAGTCCCAGGTGCAGGGCCTTTCTTGGCGGCTGGAACTATTGCTACGACCTTAGCTGGTGCTGGGATTGGTGCGGCCGCAGGTGGTATTGTAGGAGCGTTGACTGGTTTAGGTATTCCTGAAGAAGACGCAAGGAATTATAGCGATCGCGTTTCTCAAGGCGAATACTTAGTGATTATCGAAGGTACAAGCACCGAAATCGAGAGTGCAGGTAGAATTTTAAGCGATCGCGGTATTCGTAATTGGAAAATACACAACATCAATGATACTCGCGGTTATAGCACCGACACAACACCAACAGGTATACAGCGAGATACAGATGTATATTCAGGAACAACGCCTGATCAAAATGCAGTGGAAATTATCGACAAGCGCGATCGCTTGAAATAA
- a CDS encoding Uma2 family endonuclease, producing the protein MNAFTVNLKPVLELTDEQFFNLCQANRDLKFERSATGELIIMPPTGGKTGNRNAGITAQLWIWNEQNKQGIVFDSSTCFKLPNGADRSPDAAWIKLERWNTLTDAEKEKFPPICPDFVIELPSPSDSLKAAQDKMREYLDDGVSLGLLINRKSRQVEIYRQGKEVEVLESPATVSGEDALKGFVLDLERIW; encoded by the coding sequence ATGAATGCTTTCACAGTCAATCTCAAACCAGTATTGGAACTGACAGATGAGCAATTTTTTAATTTATGTCAAGCAAATAGGGACTTGAAGTTTGAACGCAGCGCAACTGGAGAATTAATTATTATGCCGCCTACGGGGGGAAAAACAGGGAATCGTAATGCAGGTATAACTGCTCAACTTTGGATTTGGAATGAGCAAAATAAACAAGGTATAGTTTTTGATTCTTCAACTTGCTTTAAATTGCCTAATGGTGCAGACCGTTCTCCTGATGCTGCTTGGATAAAGTTAGAAAGATGGAATACTTTAACAGATGCAGAAAAGGAAAAGTTTCCTCCTATTTGCCCTGATTTTGTAATTGAGTTACCTTCCCCTAGTGATAGTTTGAAAGCAGCACAGGATAAGATGAGGGAATATTTAGATGATGGTGTAAGTTTAGGTTTGTTAATTAATCGTAAATCTCGTCAAGTTGAGATTTATAGACAAGGAAAAGAGGTTGAGGTTTTAGAATCACCTGCGACTGTATCAGGCGAAGATGCTTTAAAGGGTTTTGTATTGGACTTGGAAAGGATTTGGTAA
- the bcp gene encoding thioredoxin-dependent thiol peroxidase, giving the protein MTNIPQIGQTAPEFSLPDQDGNLVTLNDFTDQWIVVYFYPKDDTPGCTTEAKDFTELNQEFNQLGAKILGVSPDSGKAHCKFINKHNLSITLLSDPEHQLIEAYGAWRLKKFMGKEYMGVARSTFLISPEKIIAHAWPDVKVKGHAQSVLQKLQELTAS; this is encoded by the coding sequence ATGACGAACATTCCCCAAATTGGACAAACAGCACCAGAGTTTTCTCTACCAGACCAAGATGGCAATCTGGTTACTTTAAATGATTTTACAGATCAATGGATTGTAGTTTATTTTTACCCTAAAGATGATACTCCTGGTTGCACTACAGAAGCCAAAGATTTCACAGAGTTAAATCAGGAATTCAATCAATTAGGGGCAAAAATATTAGGCGTGAGTCCTGATTCTGGTAAAGCCCATTGCAAGTTTATAAATAAACATAACTTGTCTATTACACTGCTAAGTGATCCAGAACACCAGTTAATAGAAGCTTATGGTGCTTGGCGGTTAAAGAAATTTATGGGTAAAGAATATATGGGTGTGGCGCGTTCTACTTTTCTCATTTCACCTGAGAAAATTATTGCTCATGCCTGGCCTGATGTCAAAGTCAAAGGTCATGCCCAATCAGTGTTGCAGAAACTGCAAGAATTAACAGCTAGTTAA
- a CDS encoding AAA family ATPase: MAVLVPDLEEINSLPQKPTEGEIHLMKALLQILDDDWTVYFQPHLNGLRPDIVIFCEDAGIGIFEVKDWDLNAHQIINYDNGSYDWQVRARDTGKWITINKDDYCPIKQAEKYRDSIFKYEIPILGAERLLNQKVHSLIQPFVYFHKHKTADVRKRLQHILDRYSNVFGYDYTDSKLLRTMLEKCYLRHGSKFTPLMKRNGIADRLRNALAYPKHGSTDIKSLLVTFNKKQQDLLPNNPGCRRVFGAAGGGKTLVLVHKAVNAAKERKKVFLVCFNITMANNLRDLVTRLARHYGPHYHRYIEVGHFHRFFPKETAEIDNRSLKEPIDVVLIDEGQDFERSWIEILQKITAPNYHMMFCEDDRQNIYRKNVNSRGSIPGIKGRPNLLNESYRIPEQTARLANALSTWAKQEGESGTVKSIKSVQGNLFVRNIWFDGTKKQVVKTIKEDVNNLIHDRNVARADIAILVCTVEDGWQICKALDELSLPYQQNFESQEENQEIYRLYGNNYEEFEKKRDELRRGYKAGFWMQGGKIKVCTIHSFKGWELSNILVFFNPEEEQHEAKVPLLYTAITRSQEYLTIYNSDSNLTLFGKFAISELYIEPHPSQCKR, encoded by the coding sequence ATGGCTGTTTTAGTACCCGATTTAGAAGAAATCAATAGCTTGCCTCAAAAGCCAACAGAAGGAGAAATCCATTTAATGAAGGCTTTACTTCAAATTCTTGATGATGATTGGACAGTATATTTTCAACCTCACTTAAATGGTCTAAGACCAGATATTGTAATTTTTTGTGAAGATGCAGGTATAGGAATTTTTGAAGTAAAAGATTGGGATTTAAATGCACACCAGATTATTAACTATGACAATGGTAGTTATGACTGGCAGGTTCGAGCTAGAGATACAGGAAAATGGATTACTATCAATAAAGATGATTACTGCCCAATTAAGCAAGCAGAAAAGTATCGGGATTCTATATTTAAATATGAGATACCAATTCTAGGGGCTGAACGACTCTTAAATCAAAAAGTTCATAGTCTGATTCAACCCTTTGTATATTTCCACAAACATAAAACCGCAGATGTGAGGAAGCGACTTCAGCATATATTAGACAGGTACTCTAATGTTTTTGGATACGACTATACAGATTCAAAACTTTTACGGACAATGCTAGAAAAATGCTATCTTCGTCACGGTTCTAAGTTTACACCACTCATGAAAAGGAATGGTATTGCTGACCGACTGCGAAATGCACTAGCATACCCAAAACACGGTAGCACAGACATTAAAAGTTTATTAGTGACTTTTAATAAAAAACAGCAAGATTTACTACCTAATAATCCTGGATGTCGTAGAGTTTTTGGTGCTGCTGGAGGTGGTAAAACACTTGTCTTGGTTCACAAAGCAGTTAACGCTGCCAAAGAACGAAAAAAAGTTTTTTTAGTATGTTTTAATATTACGATGGCCAACAACCTTCGTGATTTAGTAACACGTCTAGCCCGTCATTACGGGCCACATTACCACCGCTATATCGAAGTTGGTCATTTTCATCGTTTCTTCCCAAAAGAAACTGCCGAGATCGATAACCGAAGTCTAAAAGAACCAATTGATGTAGTACTTATTGACGAAGGACAAGATTTTGAGCGTTCATGGATTGAGATATTACAGAAAATAACTGCGCCTAATTATCACATGATGTTTTGTGAAGATGATCGGCAAAACATTTATAGGAAGAACGTAAATAGTAGAGGATCAATTCCAGGTATCAAAGGTCGTCCCAATCTTCTTAATGAGTCTTACCGAATTCCTGAACAAACAGCTAGACTTGCTAACGCTCTATCTACTTGGGCTAAACAAGAGGGTGAGTCGGGAACTGTCAAGTCTATCAAATCTGTTCAAGGTAATCTTTTTGTACGTAATATTTGGTTTGATGGCACAAAGAAGCAGGTAGTAAAAACGATAAAGGAAGATGTTAATAATCTAATTCACGATAGGAATGTGGCTCGTGCAGATATTGCGATTTTAGTATGTACTGTTGAGGATGGATGGCAAATTTGCAAAGCCTTAGATGAACTCTCATTGCCTTATCAGCAAAATTTTGAGTCTCAAGAAGAAAATCAAGAAATTTATCGTTTGTATGGCAACAACTATGAAGAATTTGAGAAAAAAAGGGACGAACTAAGGCGTGGTTATAAAGCAGGATTTTGGATGCAAGGAGGTAAGATTAAAGTATGTACAATACATAGTTTTAAAGGATGGGAATTAAGTAATATTCTTGTATTTTTTAATCCCGAAGAAGAGCAACATGAAGCTAAAGTACCACTGCTCTATACAGCTATTACCAGAAGTCAAGAGTATTTAACAATTTATAATTCTGATTCAAATTTAACACTATTTGGAAAATTTGCCATATCAGAACTTTATATAGAACCTCATCCTAGTCAATGTAAACGTTAA
- a CDS encoding element excision factor XisH family protein → MSARDVFHEVVKTALKKDGWQITDDPLTISVGGVNLSIDLAAEKLIAAERQGQKIAVEVKSFLKQSSAISEFHTALGQFINYRGALRKVEPDRVLYLAVPLTTYKTFFQLDFPKEMITENQLKMLVYDVEQEVIFQWIN, encoded by the coding sequence ATGTCTGCTAGAGATGTTTTTCATGAAGTTGTCAAAACAGCTTTAAAGAAAGACGGTTGGCAAATTACTGATGATCCACTCACAATTAGCGTGGGAGGAGTTAATCTTTCTATTGATTTAGCCGCAGAAAAGCTGATTGCCGCAGAACGCCAAGGGCAAAAAATTGCAGTTGAAGTCAAAAGTTTTTTAAAGCAGTCGTCTGCAATTTCAGAATTTCATACCGCATTAGGACAGTTTATTAATTATAGAGGTGCATTGAGAAAGGTAGAACCTGATCGTGTTTTATATTTAGCAGTACCTTTAACAACTTATAAAACGTTTTTTCAGCTTGATTTTCCCAAAGAGATGATAACAGAAAATCAACTTAAGATGCTGGTTTATGATGTAGAGCAAGAGGTAATTTTTCAATGGATAAATTAA
- a CDS encoding type I restriction endonuclease, with amino-acid sequence MVQFIQAQNVGIAYLEERFGLKLAEDDRFFPEWFESLPEITDLEKEYLDRVKANFLNLVKRPPILENAVKMVVLSPLLDLAGFYRPPFSILTEESIEISLEEAGEVIRGRIDVLVIQDQLWLLVIESKRAAFSLTENISQALAYMISHPNQEKPVFGLVTNGSHFIFIKLTNLNTLTYALSDEFTLLKRQSELYQVLATLKKLSQILQ; translated from the coding sequence ATGGTTCAATTCATTCAAGCTCAAAATGTTGGAATTGCATATTTAGAAGAAAGGTTTGGACTCAAATTAGCAGAGGATGATAGATTTTTTCCAGAATGGTTTGAGTCTTTACCTGAAATCACAGACTTAGAAAAAGAGTATTTAGATAGAGTTAAAGCTAATTTTTTGAATTTAGTTAAAAGACCACCTATTTTAGAAAATGCTGTCAAGATGGTGGTATTGTCTCCTTTATTAGATTTAGCTGGATTTTACCGTCCGCCATTTTCTATTCTCACTGAGGAATCTATCGAAATATCTTTAGAAGAAGCAGGAGAAGTGATTAGAGGTAGAATTGATGTCTTAGTTATTCAAGACCAATTATGGTTACTTGTCATTGAGTCTAAACGGGCAGCATTTTCTCTGACAGAGAACATATCTCAAGCATTAGCTTATATGATCAGCCATCCCAACCAAGAAAAACCCGTGTTTGGATTAGTCACTAATGGCAGTCACTTTATTTTTATCAAATTAACTAATTTAAATACATTAACTTATGCTTTATCAGATGAATTTACGCTATTAAAACGTCAAAGTGAACTGTATCAAGTCCTTGCTACCTTAAAAAAACTGAGTCAAATATTGCAATAG
- a CDS encoding XisI protein, translating to MDKLTHYRQLIQQLLHDYSEQKPSHGNIEVETIFDKERDHYQIVHVGWEGQNWVHSCVIHIDIKGGKIWLQWNGTEDDIAANLVAAGVPKEDIVLGFQSPFMRKFTDYAVS from the coding sequence ATGGATAAATTAACTCATTATCGGCAGCTTATACAACAGTTATTACATGATTATAGTGAGCAAAAACCATCTCACGGAAATATAGAGGTTGAAACAATTTTTGATAAAGAACGCGACCATTATCAAATAGTTCATGTAGGCTGGGAAGGTCAAAATTGGGTACATAGTTGTGTCATCCACATTGACATTAAAGGTGGAAAAATTTGGCTGCAATGGAATGGTACTGAGGATGATATTGCTGCTAATTTGGTAGCTGCGGGAGTTCCCAAGGAAGATATTGTGTTAGGGTTTCAGTCTCCTTTTATGAGAAAGTTTACAGACTATGCAGTTAGTTAA
- a CDS encoding FAD-binding domain-containing protein, with protein sequence MRREFANRDELIAYLREQFPQAAERDDHISNTVGGRKAAQKALQKVNPASYAKTRNFLTGDVTKLSPYIRYGVLSLREIRDYALDKVQNHDDATKLINELGWRDYWQRLYVKLGNNIWQDQEEYKTGYTIGEYAPELPQDIREGNTGLVCIDNFSQELRETGYLHNHMRMWLAAYIIHWRRIRWQAGAKWFLEHLLDGDPASNNMSWQWVASTFSHKPYFFNRENLERYTKGVYCQKCPLYGHCDFEGSYEELEQRLFPKGEFTKKPNSQSWQKGKK encoded by the coding sequence ATGCGGCGTGAATTTGCTAATCGAGATGAATTAATAGCTTATCTAAGGGAACAATTTCCCCAAGCCGCAGAACGCGATGATCATATTAGTAACACAGTTGGAGGAAGGAAAGCAGCGCAAAAAGCCTTACAAAAAGTTAACCCCGCATCATATGCAAAAACCCGTAATTTCTTAACAGGTGACGTTACTAAACTTTCACCTTACATTCGCTATGGTGTATTAAGTCTGCGAGAAATTCGAGATTATGCGCTAGATAAAGTCCAAAACCATGATGACGCAACCAAACTCATTAACGAATTGGGTTGGCGAGACTACTGGCAGAGATTGTATGTCAAACTAGGAAATAATATTTGGCAAGACCAAGAAGAATACAAAACTGGCTACACCATAGGAGAATATGCGCCAGAGTTACCCCAAGATATCAGAGAGGGTAATACAGGATTAGTTTGCATAGATAATTTTAGCCAAGAATTACGAGAAACTGGCTATTTACATAACCATATGCGGATGTGGTTAGCCGCTTACATTATTCACTGGCGGCGGATTCGCTGGCAAGCGGGCGCGAAATGGTTTTTAGAACATTTATTAGACGGTGATCCTGCAAGTAATAATATGTCTTGGCAATGGGTAGCCAGCACCTTTAGCCATAAACCTTATTTTTTCAACCGCGAGAACTTAGAACGCTACACCAAAGGAGTGTACTGTCAAAAATGTCCCCTCTACGGTCATTGTGATTTTGAAGGTAGTTACGAAGAATTAGAACAACGCCTATTTCCCAAAGGAGAGTTTACCAAAAAACCCAACAGTCAAAGTTGGCAAAAGGGTAAGAAGTAG